One part of the Bacillota bacterium genome encodes these proteins:
- a CDS encoding CoA-binding protein produces the protein MGLERLFQAESVAVVGASATPGKLGHTILSNLIEGGFKGPIYPVNRKESEILGLKAYPNLLEIPADVDLMVVAVPSGVVLSVVQEAIQKKIGVAIIVSGGFREAGNLEGERELVRTARAGGLRIVGPNCQGLAYLPNNLCATWPVQRSRGPIAVVSQSGTVAAALADWAAEDGLGISCMLAMGNKTDINETDAVNFLSGDGETKAIAVYSEGLGDGKTFMEVLKRATAKIPVVLLRGGRTPIGHAAAQTHTKSLAGQYQVFASLAEANGAAVVDSIEDLYDGTKALACLKAPAGRKVCIITSSGGAGVLATDAGFESGLELAKLDEATSASLREKLPSYCSVRNPIDLTGDATWEMYETVLRTAATDRNVDSFLVIFGDPIPGAAEMMKRAQKDLKQPFVVVFLGGGEVEAQERKVFAQAKIPVFSSPERAMRGLGLVVRQKGE, from the coding sequence ATGGGCCTCGAGCGATTGTTCCAAGCCGAGTCCGTCGCCGTGGTCGGCGCCTCGGCCACGCCGGGGAAGCTCGGCCACACCATCCTGAGTAACCTGATCGAGGGCGGCTTCAAAGGTCCGATCTATCCCGTCAACCGCAAGGAAAGCGAGATCCTCGGGCTCAAGGCCTACCCCAACCTGCTGGAGATCCCGGCGGACGTCGACCTGATGGTCGTGGCCGTCCCCTCGGGAGTGGTCCTGTCCGTGGTCCAGGAGGCCATCCAGAAGAAGATCGGGGTGGCCATCATCGTCAGCGGTGGTTTCCGGGAAGCCGGCAACCTCGAGGGCGAACGGGAACTGGTCCGCACCGCCCGGGCCGGGGGCCTGCGCATCGTCGGCCCCAACTGCCAGGGTCTGGCCTACCTGCCCAACAACCTCTGCGCCACCTGGCCGGTCCAAAGGAGCCGCGGGCCGATCGCCGTCGTCTCCCAGAGTGGGACGGTGGCCGCGGCCTTGGCCGATTGGGCGGCCGAGGACGGCCTCGGCATCTCCTGCATGCTGGCGATGGGCAACAAGACCGACATCAACGAGACCGACGCCGTCAACTTCCTGTCCGGCGACGGCGAGACCAAGGCCATCGCCGTATACAGCGAAGGCCTCGGCGACGGTAAGACCTTCATGGAAGTCCTCAAGCGGGCCACCGCCAAGATCCCCGTCGTCCTGCTCCGCGGCGGCCGGACCCCGATCGGGCACGCCGCCGCCCAGACCCACACGAAGTCCCTGGCCGGCCAGTACCAGGTGTTCGCCAGCCTGGCCGAGGCCAACGGGGCGGCCGTGGTCGACTCCATCGAGGACCTCTACGATGGGACCAAGGCCCTCGCCTGCCTGAAGGCGCCGGCCGGCCGCAAGGTCTGCATCATCACCAGTTCGGGCGGGGCCGGCGTGCTGGCCACCGACGCCGGGTTCGAGTCCGGCCTCGAGCTGGCCAAGCTGGACGAAGCGACCAGCGCCTCGCTACGCGAGAAGCTTCCGTCGTACTGCTCCGTCCGCAACCCCATCGACCTCACCGGCGACGCGACCTGGGAAATGTATGAGACCGTACTCCGTACGGCCGCGACCGACCGGAACGTCGACTCGTTCCTGGTCATCTTCGGCGACCCCATCCCGGGGGCGGCCGAGATGATGAAGCGCGCCCAGAAGGACCTCAAGCAACCCTTCGTCGTCGTCTTCCTGGGCGGCGGGGAAGTGGAGGCCCAGGAGCGCAAGGTCTTCGCCCAGGCCAAGATCCCCGTTTTTTCCAGTCCTGAGAGAGCAATGAGGGGCCTCGGCCTCGTCGTTCGCCAGAAGGGAGAGTAA
- a CDS encoding indolepyruvate oxidoreductase subunit beta: MSATNVIVAGVGGQGSILAAHILGKSALRQAAKTGKPVQVRIGETYGAAMRGGKVFSHVRIGDVRAPLTPTDGADLIVGLEPLETLRVAIPYLAPGGVCLLNTTPYVPADVKMGRAKYPELDGLLSALGKLGRKVLSFDATAVAQDLGKPQVMSVVMLGAASAMGILPVDEESLKETIKEEAPKGTAELNLRAFDRGRDVAASLLKTGARL, from the coding sequence ATGAGCGCCACGAACGTCATCGTCGCTGGTGTCGGTGGACAGGGGTCCATCCTCGCGGCGCACATCCTGGGCAAGTCGGCCCTGCGGCAGGCGGCCAAGACCGGCAAGCCGGTCCAGGTCCGGATCGGGGAGACCTACGGGGCGGCCATGCGCGGCGGGAAGGTCTTCTCCCACGTTCGCATCGGCGACGTCCGGGCCCCGCTGACCCCGACCGACGGGGCCGACCTGATCGTCGGCCTCGAGCCCCTCGAGACCCTCCGGGTGGCCATCCCCTACCTGGCTCCCGGCGGCGTATGCCTGCTGAACACCACTCCCTACGTTCCGGCCGACGTGAAGATGGGCCGGGCCAAGTATCCCGAGCTCGACGGGCTCCTCAGCGCCCTGGGCAAGCTGGGCCGGAAGGTCCTCTCTTTCGACGCCACCGCGGTCGCCCAGGACCTCGGCAAGCCACAGGTGATGAGCGTGGTCATGCTCGGAGCGGCCAGCGCCATGGGCATCCTCCCGGTGGATGAGGAGAGCCTCAAGGAAACGATCAAGGAGGAGGCCCCGAAGGGCACCGCCGAACTCAACCTGCGGGCCTTCGACCGGGGGCGCGACGTCGCCGCCAGTCTGCTCAAGACGGGAGCGAGGCTCTAG
- a CDS encoding thiamine pyrophosphate-dependent enzyme — protein MKDDLYLAGKPGTETVMLGNHALARGAVEAGVELVSAYPGTPSSEIVEALNEASIGQGFYAQWSTNEKVAFDVAAGASLVGAKALVAMKSAGINVAMDTFVTVPYGGIKGSLVVVVADDPDAHFSSTEHDSRPLAKQAEILCLEPADAGEAKEMVRQAFDLSHQLQLPVMVRTVSRVSHGSANVTLGPIQRTEKKLGFNKHYDFQYRWNVYGPPGTRSKHEWLVKQFPKLEEYAEKSPFNQLKLAPGSRIGIIAGGLGSAYAYEAIRRLGLQDQVNWLKLGTAFPIPTKMVGEVLKNSDKVLIVDEGTNWIEGLVREIAQRTGARCEIVGKGLDQAMPMWGELDTDMVVRALAPLVGAKVAEDSARKSLKDDLAARICPRSSTLCAGCPHLGSYWGLRLALQRYKDGVHLLNGDIGCYEQAGYGIFAENLFSNDDSHLWKAQSVYEMLDTIYVMGSALGMAQGQALAGYKDGKVVAVAGDSTFFHACLPSVANTAWNGGQVVFMVLDNRWTAMTGHQASPTTGRVGNGSPAKSLDIATAAKALGFDHVLTADAFDIRTVKTALDEAFKLDGPVVLVVSGECRLQTVRRERNVVRPRTTVDTDKCNGCGTCLQLGCPALGVGPDGEKSEIDQILCNSCGLCAQVCNRKAINLQGGAH, from the coding sequence GTGAAAGACGACCTATACCTAGCAGGTAAGCCCGGAACCGAGACGGTCATGCTCGGCAACCACGCCCTCGCCCGGGGTGCCGTGGAAGCCGGCGTCGAATTGGTCTCCGCCTATCCGGGCACACCGTCGTCCGAGATCGTCGAAGCTTTGAATGAGGCCAGTATCGGCCAGGGTTTCTACGCCCAGTGGAGCACTAATGAGAAGGTGGCCTTCGACGTCGCCGCCGGGGCCTCCCTGGTGGGAGCCAAGGCCCTCGTGGCGATGAAGTCGGCCGGCATCAACGTGGCCATGGACACCTTCGTCACCGTCCCCTACGGCGGGATCAAGGGCAGCCTGGTCGTGGTCGTCGCCGACGACCCCGACGCCCATTTCTCGTCGACCGAGCATGACAGCCGGCCCCTGGCCAAGCAGGCCGAGATCCTCTGCCTCGAGCCGGCCGACGCCGGTGAGGCCAAGGAGATGGTCCGGCAGGCCTTCGACCTGTCCCACCAGCTCCAGCTGCCGGTGATGGTTCGCACCGTGAGCCGGGTTTCCCACGGGAGCGCCAACGTCACCCTCGGCCCCATCCAGCGGACCGAGAAGAAGCTCGGCTTCAACAAGCATTATGACTTCCAATATCGCTGGAACGTCTATGGCCCCCCGGGGACCCGGTCGAAGCACGAGTGGTTGGTCAAGCAGTTCCCGAAGCTCGAGGAGTACGCCGAGAAGTCCCCGTTCAACCAATTGAAGCTGGCCCCCGGCAGCCGGATCGGGATCATCGCCGGCGGGCTCGGCAGCGCCTATGCCTATGAAGCCATCCGCCGCCTCGGCCTCCAGGACCAGGTCAACTGGCTCAAGCTGGGGACGGCCTTCCCGATCCCGACCAAGATGGTCGGCGAGGTCCTCAAGAACAGCGACAAGGTCCTCATCGTCGATGAGGGGACCAACTGGATCGAAGGGCTCGTCCGAGAGATCGCTCAGCGGACCGGGGCCCGGTGCGAGATCGTCGGCAAGGGCCTGGATCAGGCCATGCCGATGTGGGGCGAGCTGGACACGGACATGGTCGTCAGGGCCCTGGCCCCGCTGGTCGGCGCCAAGGTGGCCGAGGATTCGGCCCGCAAGAGCCTGAAGGACGACCTCGCCGCCCGGATCTGCCCGCGCTCGTCGACCTTGTGCGCCGGCTGCCCGCACCTCGGCTCTTACTGGGGCCTGCGGTTGGCGCTCCAGCGCTACAAGGACGGGGTCCACCTCCTCAATGGCGACATCGGCTGCTACGAGCAGGCCGGCTACGGAATCTTCGCCGAAAACCTCTTCAGCAACGACGACAGCCACCTGTGGAAGGCCCAGAGCGTCTACGAGATGCTCGACACGATCTACGTCATGGGCAGCGCCTTGGGCATGGCTCAGGGGCAAGCGCTGGCCGGCTACAAAGACGGCAAGGTCGTCGCCGTCGCCGGCGACTCGACCTTCTTCCACGCCTGCCTGCCGTCAGTGGCCAACACCGCTTGGAACGGCGGTCAGGTCGTCTTCATGGTCCTCGACAACCGTTGGACGGCGATGACCGGCCACCAGGCCAGCCCGACCACCGGTCGGGTGGGCAACGGCTCGCCGGCCAAGAGCCTCGACATCGCCACGGCGGCCAAAGCCCTCGGCTTCGACCACGTCCTGACGGCCGACGCCTTCGATATCAGGACGGTCAAGACCGCCCTCGACGAAGCCTTCAAGCTCGACGGTCCGGTGGTCCTGGTGGTCTCGGGTGAGTGCCGCCTGCAGACCGTCCGCCGCGAGCGGAACGTCGTCCGGCCCCGCACCACCGTCGACACCGACAAGTGCAACGGCTGCGGCACCTGCCTCCAGCTCGGTTGCCCGGCCCTGGGGGTCGGCCCCGACGGCGAGAAGAGCGAGATCGACCAGATCCTCTGCAACAGCTGCGGCCTGTGCGCCCAGGTCTGCAACCGCAAGGCCATCAACCTCCAGGGAGGTGCGCACTGA